In one window of Pseudobdellovibrionaceae bacterium DNA:
- a CDS encoding low molecular weight phosphotyrosine protein phosphatase — protein sequence MKRVLFVCLGNICRSPAAEGVLKKMLADANINDVMVDSAGTSAYHEGDPADGRMQFFAKKRGYELTSLSRPFRPEADFEQFDYIITMDESNYAHITEMDPKGTYAKKLYKMVDFCRIHEIDEVPDPYAGGEQGFELVMDILEDGCEQLTEKLKKP from the coding sequence ATGAAGAGAGTTTTATTTGTGTGCCTTGGCAACATCTGCCGCTCACCGGCGGCCGAAGGTGTGCTAAAAAAAATGTTAGCTGATGCGAATATCAACGATGTAATGGTGGATTCCGCCGGCACCTCCGCCTATCACGAAGGGGATCCCGCCGATGGTCGGATGCAATTTTTTGCAAAAAAACGGGGCTATGAGCTGACGAGTTTATCGAGGCCCTTTCGCCCAGAAGCCGACTTCGAGCAATTCGACTACATTATCACCATGGATGAGTCCAATTACGCTCACATTACCGAAATGGACCCAAAAGGTACTTACGCTAAAAAACTCTATAAGATGGTGGATTTCTGCCGCATTCACGAAATCGATGAAGTCCCCGATCCTTATGCTGGCGGAGAACAAGGTTTTGAACTTGTGATGGATATACTTGAAGACGGCTGCGAGCAGCTCACCGAAAAATTGAAAAAACCTTAA
- a CDS encoding helix-turn-helix transcriptional regulator: MSEKKQLLGDYLREKRLAADLSQKEVAERLGYGSAQFVSNWERGLSSPPLEALKTITDLFKINPQELIDLILDATRNQLENSLKVKAAKSRRTSRRRQA; the protein is encoded by the coding sequence ATGTCTGAAAAGAAACAACTCTTAGGAGACTATCTAAGAGAAAAGCGTCTGGCCGCAGACCTCAGTCAAAAAGAGGTGGCAGAGCGCCTGGGTTATGGCTCAGCCCAGTTTGTTTCCAATTGGGAGCGAGGCCTGTCATCTCCACCCCTTGAAGCTCTCAAGACGATCACTGATTTGTTCAAAATCAATCCCCAAGAGCTCATTGACCTGATCCTGGATGCAACCAGAAACCAACTAGAAAACTCTCTCAAGGTGAAGGCCGCAAAATCCAGGCGAACCAGCC